From a region of the Deltaproteobacteria bacterium genome:
- the tldD gene encoding metalloprotease TldD (responsible for the proteolytic maturation of the E. coli pMccB17 plasmid-encoded microcin B17, an exported protein that targets the essential topoisomerase II DNA gyrase; degrades the E. coli plasmid F-encoded CcdA), which yields MTEPALRTTLPRAPFSPGGDHEIDARIAEKLLAIALRDGGDYADLYFEYRIGADYVLEDERIKTVGRGVSVGLGVRVVKGDATGYAYTEDLSFDRMAQAARTAGQIAAGGGSHRTFRIEAFAVPNRYSVQSLSLEAPPADKLALLRAADRAARAYDPRIVKVDVSFVEQLKEILVVTSDGRMTRDVLPMVRFGVHTVAEEGSKRQSGRSGGGGRYGLEYFDAPNHTPEWHGREAARIAIAMLDARDAPAGEFEVVLGPADSGILLHEAVGHGLEADFNRKKTSNYSDAIGQQVASPLCTVVDDGTIDHARGSINVDDEGNASRSNVLIENGVLVGYMHDRISARHFGVDPTGNGRRQSFRHMPLPRMTNTSLLPGEHSPEEILRSVKFGVYAKRFSGGQVNISNGDFVFSLTEGYLIEDGRLTAPLKGVNLIGNGPDALRKVTMVGNDYELSDGMWTCGKDGQSVPVGVGTPTVKISKITVGGTQTG from the coding sequence ATGACCGAACCTGCACTGCGCACGACGCTCCCCCGCGCGCCGTTTTCGCCGGGAGGTGACCACGAGATCGACGCACGCATCGCGGAGAAGTTGCTCGCGATCGCGCTGCGCGACGGCGGCGACTACGCGGACCTGTACTTCGAGTACCGAATCGGCGCCGACTACGTGCTCGAGGACGAACGCATCAAGACCGTCGGGCGCGGCGTATCGGTCGGCCTCGGTGTTCGCGTCGTCAAGGGCGACGCCACGGGGTATGCGTACACCGAGGATCTGTCCTTCGACCGCATGGCGCAGGCGGCGCGGACCGCCGGCCAGATCGCGGCGGGCGGCGGCTCGCACCGCACCTTCCGCATCGAGGCGTTCGCGGTGCCGAACCGCTACTCGGTGCAATCCCTGTCGCTCGAGGCGCCGCCCGCGGACAAGCTGGCGCTGTTGCGCGCGGCCGACCGCGCGGCGCGCGCCTACGACCCGCGGATCGTCAAGGTCGATGTGTCGTTCGTCGAGCAGCTCAAGGAGATTCTCGTCGTCACGTCCGACGGGCGAATGACGCGCGACGTGTTGCCGATGGTTCGCTTCGGCGTCCATACGGTTGCGGAGGAGGGGAGCAAGCGGCAGTCGGGCCGGTCGGGCGGTGGCGGGCGGTACGGACTCGAATACTTCGACGCGCCCAACCACACTCCCGAATGGCACGGCCGCGAAGCCGCCCGCATCGCGATCGCCATGCTCGACGCGCGCGATGCGCCGGCGGGCGAGTTCGAGGTCGTCCTCGGGCCGGCCGATTCGGGCATCCTGTTGCACGAGGCGGTCGGCCACGGTCTCGAGGCCGACTTCAACCGGAAGAAGACATCCAACTACTCTGACGCCATCGGCCAGCAGGTCGCGTCGCCGCTGTGCACCGTGGTCGACGACGGCACGATCGACCACGCGCGCGGTTCGATCAACGTGGACGACGAGGGCAACGCCAGCCGATCCAACGTGCTGATCGAAAACGGCGTGCTCGTCGGGTACATGCACGACCGCATCTCGGCGCGGCACTTCGGGGTCGACCCGACCGGCAACGGCCGCCGCCAGTCGTTTCGCCACATGCCGCTGCCACGGATGACGAACACCAGCTTGTTGCCGGGGGAACACTCGCCCGAGGAGATCCTGCGGTCGGTCAAGTTCGGAGTGTACGCCAAGCGCTTCTCCGGCGGGCAGGTCAACATCTCGAACGGCGACTTCGTGTTCTCGCTCACCGAGGGCTACTTGATCGAGGACGGCCGACTCACCGCGCCGCTGAAGGGCGTCAACCTGATCGGCAACGGTCCCGACGCTCTGCGCAAGGTCACGATGGTCGGCAACGACTACGAGCTGTCGGACGGCATGTGGACGTGCGGCAAGGACGGCCAGTCGGTCCCCGTCGGCGTCGGTACGCCGACCGTCAAGATCAGCAAGATCACCGTCGGCGGAACGCAAACCGGCTGA
- a CDS encoding TldD/PmbA family protein: protein MTTRRRTPRRDLTAELSDIAQRVVDLARRAGADDAEVLVRDGAELTVKVRLGEPELVQQAGSRALGLRVFKDRRAATTYTSDLRPDALAAFTRDTVALAELSEPDDLNRLPDPGELARDVPDLELFDPSATAIDAAEALRRAKAAEKAAFAYDRRVTNSDGATWSRNVGAVAFATSGGFCGAYRGSYASLYVEPVCDDEGGKKRNGYWWTASRFVAQLDDPEYVGTVAAQRTVAQLGARKVDTCEVPVVFEPEAGRAIPGLLFSVANGAAFYRKASYLIGREGTPVASPLVTIVDDPLIPRAPGSRPFDGDGLPTRRNTIVRDGVLDTVLCDVYSARKLGRASTGSAGRGVGGNPAPTTSNLILCAGEGDRDTIVAATDRGLYVTSMMGFGFNPVTGDFSRGAAGFWIEGGEIAFPVAEVTISANFDDLLRRIDRVGADVDTRSSTQVPTFRVSHMTVAGK from the coding sequence ATGACGACACGACGACGTACGCCGCGGCGGGACCTCACCGCCGAACTTTCGGACATCGCGCAGCGCGTGGTCGACCTGGCGCGGCGCGCTGGCGCGGACGACGCAGAGGTGCTGGTGCGCGACGGCGCCGAACTCACCGTCAAGGTTCGGCTCGGCGAGCCGGAACTGGTGCAACAGGCCGGCAGCCGCGCGCTCGGCCTGCGGGTCTTCAAGGACCGCCGCGCGGCCACGACCTACACGTCCGATCTGCGCCCCGACGCGCTCGCCGCATTCACGCGGGACACGGTCGCATTGGCCGAGCTGTCGGAACCGGACGACCTCAACCGGCTGCCGGACCCGGGCGAGCTGGCTCGTGACGTGCCCGACCTCGAGCTGTTCGACCCGTCGGCCACGGCGATCGACGCCGCAGAAGCGCTGCGCCGCGCGAAGGCCGCGGAGAAGGCGGCGTTCGCGTACGACCGCCGGGTGACCAACAGCGACGGCGCCACCTGGTCGCGCAACGTCGGCGCCGTGGCGTTTGCGACGTCGGGCGGGTTTTGCGGCGCGTACCGCGGCAGCTACGCGTCGCTGTACGTCGAGCCCGTGTGCGACGACGAGGGCGGCAAGAAGCGCAACGGGTATTGGTGGACCGCGAGCCGGTTCGTCGCCCAACTCGACGACCCGGAGTATGTCGGGACCGTGGCGGCGCAGCGCACGGTGGCCCAGCTCGGCGCGCGCAAGGTGGACACCTGCGAGGTGCCGGTCGTGTTCGAACCCGAGGCCGGACGCGCGATCCCGGGGTTGTTGTTCTCGGTCGCCAACGGCGCGGCGTTCTACCGCAAGGCGAGCTACCTGATCGGCCGCGAAGGGACGCCGGTCGCGTCGCCGCTGGTCACGATCGTCGACGACCCGCTCATTCCGCGGGCACCCGGCTCACGACCGTTCGACGGCGACGGGTTGCCGACGCGCCGCAACACGATCGTCCGCGACGGTGTGCTCGACACGGTGCTGTGCGACGTCTACAGCGCGCGAAAGCTCGGCCGAGCATCGACCGGCTCGGCGGGGCGCGGCGTCGGCGGCAATCCGGCTCCGACCACGAGCAACCTGATTCTGTGCGCCGGCGAGGGCGACCGCGACACCATCGTCGCCGCCACGGACCGCGGTCTGTACGTCACGTCGATGATGGGGTTCGGGTTCAACCCGGTCACGGGCGACTTCTCCCGCGGCGCCGCGGGATTCTGGATCGAAGGCGGGGAGATCGCGTTCCCGGTGGCCGAGGTGACGATTTCGGCCAACTTCGACGACCTGCTGCGCCGTATCGATCGAGTGGGGGCGGACGTGGACACGCGCTCGTCGACGCAGGTCCCGACGTTCCGCGTGTCGCACATGACGGTAGCGGGCAAGTAG
- a CDS encoding 3'(2'),5'-bisphosphate nucleotidase CysQ has protein sequence MARRAGPVRHPDDHAGRPCRDLQQRRGGGAITAELDVARAIAREAGALAARMRAAGVSVDRKPDGELVTDADLAVSRLIVARLRDAFPDDGIVSEEGADAPARADHERIWFVDPIDGSKAYAQGDAGYSVLIGLAERGRPVLGVVYQPEGDRMYAGAAGVGATLTEPGRPPRPLVCSTVADVAQVRTTGPRFGSLALRLVQIAADLRDAFVYLAPRAKTWDTCAPEAIVRLAGGRFSDPLGRPLRYSPDQDAHALGFIASNGVAHDALLARLAPLSGSR, from the coding sequence TTGGCGCGTCGAGCCGGGCCGGTACGTCATCCAGACGACCACGCAGGACGGCCGTGTCGTGATCTCCAACAGCGTCGCGGAGGTGGCGCAATAACCGCCGAACTGGATGTCGCGCGCGCGATCGCGCGCGAGGCGGGCGCGCTGGCCGCCCGCATGCGCGCCGCAGGCGTGTCCGTCGATCGCAAACCGGACGGCGAACTGGTCACCGACGCCGACCTCGCCGTGTCGCGGCTGATCGTCGCACGACTGCGCGATGCGTTCCCGGACGACGGGATCGTGTCGGAGGAAGGCGCCGACGCCCCGGCGCGCGCGGACCACGAACGGATCTGGTTCGTCGACCCGATCGATGGCTCGAAAGCGTACGCGCAGGGCGACGCCGGGTATTCGGTGCTGATCGGACTGGCCGAACGCGGTCGCCCGGTGCTGGGTGTGGTGTACCAACCGGAGGGCGACCGCATGTACGCGGGCGCCGCCGGTGTCGGCGCCACCCTCACGGAACCCGGCCGTCCGCCGCGCCCTCTCGTCTGTTCGACGGTAGCCGACGTAGCGCAGGTGCGCACGACCGGCCCGCGGTTCGGCTCCCTCGCGCTCCGACTCGTCCAGATCGCCGCCGACCTGCGCGACGCATTCGTCTATCTCGCGCCGCGCGCCAAGACGTGGGACACGTGCGCCCCGGAAGCGATCGTCCGGCTCGCCGGCGGCCGGTTCAGCGACCCGCTCGGCCGGCCGCTGCGCTACAGCCCCGATCAGGATGCCCATGCGCTCGGGTTCATCGCGTCCAACGGCGTCGCTCACGACGCGCTGCTCGCCCGCCTGGCTCCGCTGTCGGGGTCGCGATAA
- a CDS encoding 3-alpha,7-alpha,12-alpha-trihydroxy-5-beta-cholest-24-enoyl-CoA hydratase: MAINLDLVGVQSDPMTFTYGWKDTILYALGVGAKAADELDFLFEMNGPKVLPTFAVVPSFTALVSVTSKLGANPTQVLHGEQKVILHRPIPPAGEMTTVATVTGIYDKGKGALAVVEANTSDRAGDPLFTNVFSIFVRGEGGFGGDRGPEALKADPPEGAEPDFEVTEVTSPEQALLYRLSGDYNPLHASPQVAKMAGFDRPILHGLCTYGFAGRAILKRACGGDPARFRSFAARFSGVVMPGDTLTTRGWRVEPGRYVIQTTTQDGRVVISNSVAEVAQ; encoded by the coding sequence ATGGCGATCAACCTGGACCTAGTCGGCGTGCAGTCCGACCCGATGACGTTCACGTACGGCTGGAAAGACACGATCTTGTACGCGCTCGGGGTCGGGGCGAAAGCCGCCGACGAACTCGACTTCTTGTTCGAAATGAACGGCCCGAAGGTGCTGCCGACCTTTGCGGTCGTGCCGTCGTTCACCGCGCTCGTGAGCGTGACCAGCAAGCTCGGCGCCAACCCGACGCAGGTCCTCCACGGCGAGCAGAAGGTCATCCTCCACCGCCCGATCCCTCCGGCGGGGGAAATGACGACCGTCGCGACCGTGACCGGCATCTACGACAAGGGCAAGGGGGCGCTGGCCGTGGTCGAAGCCAACACCAGCGATCGGGCCGGCGACCCGCTGTTCACGAACGTGTTTTCGATCTTCGTGCGCGGCGAAGGGGGCTTCGGCGGCGACCGCGGTCCGGAGGCGCTCAAGGCGGACCCGCCGGAGGGGGCGGAGCCCGACTTCGAGGTCACGGAGGTGACGAGCCCGGAGCAGGCGCTGCTGTACCGTCTGTCCGGCGACTACAATCCGCTGCACGCGTCGCCGCAGGTGGCGAAGATGGCGGGGTTCGATCGGCCGATCCTGCACGGCTTGTGCACCTACGGGTTCGCCGGCCGCGCGATCCTCAAGCGGGCGTGCGGCGGCGATCCCGCGCGATTCCGGTCGTTCGCCGCGCGGTTTTCCGGCGTCGTCATGCCCGGTGACACGCTCACCACCCGCGGTTGGCGCGTCGAGCCGGGCCGGTACGTCATCCAGACGACCACGCAGGACGGCCGTGTCGTGATCTCCAACAGCGTCGCGGAGGTGGCGCAATAA
- a CDS encoding acyl-CoA dehydrogenase, translating to MFEFTEEHKMIRQMVRRWCTDKLEPKVDALEAGEPPYELMRDFVRAFRIDDMVDAAFAEAERKRDAGGDGATGRSGGGLLAGTDPAMSALLSIELSRVCPGFMLAFGASMGLAGGAIMNKGTWEQKRRWGLPILKFDKIGAWGMTEPGAGSDAFGSMRTVARPVDGGYVLNGQKTFITNAPYADVLVVYAKIDRGDGTPLRDRPIQAFIVERGAPGCTTPPPMAKMGMHASPTGEIFLEDCFVPADQLLGEKEREIGRDSGKDVFHSERTGMAPMCYGIIERCLEVSVEYAKERRTWGKPIAEYQLIQEKLARMYMHLENVGNLMFKQLWMAKHGKRMSAGEASACKLYCARAATECALEAIQVLGGNGYMREYRVEMLMRDAKLLQIGGGTDEIQILHIARQLLSA from the coding sequence ATGTTCGAGTTCACGGAAGAACACAAGATGATCCGCCAGATGGTGCGCCGGTGGTGCACCGACAAGCTGGAGCCAAAGGTCGATGCGCTCGAGGCCGGCGAGCCCCCCTACGAGCTGATGCGAGACTTCGTCCGCGCGTTCCGCATCGACGACATGGTGGACGCCGCGTTCGCCGAGGCGGAGCGCAAACGCGACGCGGGCGGCGACGGCGCGACGGGGCGCAGCGGCGGCGGCCTACTGGCCGGTACCGATCCGGCGATGAGCGCGCTGCTGAGCATCGAGCTGTCGCGCGTGTGCCCCGGGTTCATGCTGGCGTTCGGCGCATCAATGGGTCTGGCCGGGGGCGCGATCATGAACAAGGGGACCTGGGAACAAAAGCGCCGCTGGGGCCTGCCGATCCTCAAGTTCGACAAGATCGGCGCGTGGGGCATGACCGAGCCGGGCGCCGGCTCCGACGCGTTCGGGTCGATGCGTACGGTCGCGCGCCCGGTCGACGGCGGCTACGTGCTCAACGGACAAAAGACGTTCATCACGAACGCGCCGTACGCCGACGTGTTGGTCGTCTACGCCAAGATCGACCGCGGCGACGGCACGCCACTGCGCGACCGGCCGATCCAGGCGTTCATCGTCGAACGCGGCGCGCCGGGATGCACCACACCGCCGCCGATGGCCAAGATGGGCATGCACGCCTCGCCCACCGGCGAGATCTTTCTCGAGGACTGTTTCGTGCCGGCGGATCAGCTGCTCGGCGAAAAGGAACGCGAAATCGGCCGCGACAGCGGTAAGGACGTATTTCACAGCGAACGCACCGGCATGGCGCCGATGTGCTACGGCATCATCGAGCGCTGCCTCGAAGTGAGCGTCGAGTACGCGAAAGAACGCCGGACGTGGGGAAAGCCGATCGCCGAGTACCAGCTCATTCAGGAGAAGCTGGCGCGGATGTACATGCACCTCGAGAACGTCGGCAATCTGATGTTCAAGCAGCTGTGGATGGCCAAGCACGGCAAGCGGATGTCGGCGGGCGAAGCGTCCGCATGCAAGCTGTACTGTGCGCGGGCGGCGACCGAATGCGCGCTCGAGGCGATCCAGGTGCTCGGCGGCAACGGCTACATGCGGGAGTACCGCGTCGAAATGCTGATGCGCGACGCCAAGCTGCTGCAAATCGGCGGCGGCACCGACGAAATCCAGATCCTGCACATCGCGCGCCAACTGCTGTCCGCGTAG
- a CDS encoding acyl-CoA carboxylase subunit beta codes for MRERVEELERRRAAARAMGGPAKIAKQHARGKLTARERLALLFDGGAFFEIGLHGRPMGPGAEPVPADAVVCGWGKVRGRHVAAAAYDFTVKGGSIGPIGEVKVTRLRELALRCRMPMVWLVDSAGARIDPKAGHHGDTLSLFAGAGALFREQVVMSGVVPQVAAMVGPGAAGTAYIPGLADFVPMVRERSSMALAGPPLVRAATGQEVSAQELGGSRVHTSVSGVADVEVDSDEACIELVKEYLSYMPQHSGLKPPVVPCDDPIDRADDALLDVLPDNPRSPYDMVAVIRAVVDHGITLDIKPAWARSIVTCLARLGGYPCGVVANNPRHLGGILTSDAADKAARFIQICDAFNLPLVFLMDVPGFMVGSQAEHGGIIRHGAKMLHAMAAATVPKLTVVVRKGYGAGYFVMAGRAFEPDLIVAWPGAEISVMGAEGMVEIAAPKLFGDAPPAPDLRKRIVDAIAEHIDIYKVAGWGLIDDVIDPRETRRVLCEAIAMSWSRVVERPHKKRGVMPV; via the coding sequence ATGCGCGAGCGGGTGGAGGAACTCGAGCGCCGGCGCGCGGCGGCGCGGGCGATGGGCGGCCCCGCAAAAATCGCCAAGCAACACGCCCGCGGCAAGCTCACCGCGCGCGAACGCCTCGCGCTGCTATTCGACGGCGGCGCGTTCTTCGAGATCGGATTGCACGGGCGGCCGATGGGCCCCGGCGCCGAACCGGTCCCGGCCGACGCGGTCGTGTGCGGCTGGGGCAAGGTGCGCGGCCGGCACGTGGCGGCCGCCGCCTACGACTTCACGGTCAAGGGCGGCTCGATCGGACCGATCGGCGAGGTGAAGGTGACGCGGCTGCGCGAGTTGGCGCTACGCTGCCGCATGCCGATGGTGTGGCTCGTCGACTCGGCCGGCGCGCGCATCGACCCGAAGGCCGGGCACCATGGCGATACGCTGTCCCTGTTTGCCGGCGCCGGCGCCCTGTTCCGCGAGCAGGTCGTCATGAGCGGGGTCGTGCCGCAGGTCGCGGCGATGGTGGGGCCGGGCGCCGCCGGCACCGCGTACATCCCCGGCCTGGCGGACTTCGTGCCGATGGTCCGCGAGCGGTCGTCGATGGCGCTGGCGGGGCCGCCGCTGGTGCGCGCCGCCACCGGCCAGGAGGTCTCCGCGCAGGAACTCGGCGGCTCGCGCGTCCACACCAGCGTATCCGGCGTCGCCGACGTCGAGGTGGACAGCGACGAGGCATGCATCGAACTCGTCAAGGAGTACCTGTCGTACATGCCGCAGCACAGCGGGCTCAAGCCGCCGGTGGTTCCGTGCGACGACCCGATCGACCGCGCCGACGACGCGCTGTTGGACGTGCTGCCGGACAACCCCAGATCGCCGTACGACATGGTCGCGGTCATCCGCGCGGTCGTCGACCACGGGATCACGCTCGACATCAAGCCGGCCTGGGCCCGATCGATCGTCACCTGCCTGGCCCGCCTCGGCGGCTACCCGTGCGGCGTCGTCGCCAACAACCCGCGCCACCTCGGCGGCATCCTCACCAGCGACGCGGCCGACAAGGCCGCTCGCTTCATCCAGATCTGCGACGCGTTCAACCTGCCGCTCGTATTCCTGATGGACGTGCCCGGGTTCATGGTGGGCTCCCAGGCCGAACACGGCGGGATCATCCGCCACGGCGCCAAGATGCTGCACGCGATGGCGGCCGCCACGGTGCCGAAGCTCACCGTCGTCGTGCGCAAGGGCTATGGCGCAGGCTACTTCGTGATGGCGGGCCGCGCATTCGAACCGGATCTGATCGTCGCGTGGCCGGGCGCCGAGATCAGCGTCATGGGCGCCGAGGGCATGGTCGAAATCGCGGCGCCCAAGCTGTTCGGCGACGCGCCGCCGGCGCCCGACCTGCGCAAACGGATCGTCGACGCGATCGCGGAGCACATTGACATCTACAAGGTCGCCGGCTGGGGATTGATCGACGACGTCATCGACCCGCGCGAAACGCGTCGCGTGTTGTGCGAGGCGATCGCGATGAGTTGGTCCCGGGTCGTCGAGCGCCCGCACAAGAAGCGCGGCGTCATGCCGGTGTGA
- a CDS encoding 3-keto-5-aminohexanoate cleavage protein — protein sequence MSLEDKVIISCALTGAVTTKRHCPAIPYTPVEIAEEAKRAYDAGAAIVHIHARTDDGAPTWDKDVFARIMEETTRRCPVLINWSTGGAGPMQNRISHLELRPHIAALNMGSMNYAKWRGRDKGFAFKFVFQNDFADIIAFAEKIRACGAKPEMECFDTGHTHSYTVLEDLGLLDRPYHFSFIMGVLGGIPATARHLAFQASNVPPGSRWKVIGISRDQWRLCMAALSLGGDIRVGLEDNFYLPDGRMAQSNGELVDQAVELVKLSGREVATVEDARAILWPDGGGNF from the coding sequence ATGAGTCTGGAGGACAAGGTCATCATCTCGTGTGCGCTCACCGGCGCGGTCACGACGAAGCGGCACTGCCCGGCCATCCCGTACACGCCGGTCGAGATCGCCGAGGAGGCGAAACGCGCCTACGACGCGGGGGCGGCGATCGTCCACATTCACGCGCGCACCGACGACGGCGCGCCGACGTGGGACAAGGACGTGTTCGCGCGCATCATGGAGGAAACGACGCGACGCTGCCCGGTGTTGATCAACTGGTCCACCGGCGGGGCAGGCCCGATGCAAAACCGCATCAGCCACCTCGAACTGCGCCCGCACATCGCGGCGCTCAACATGGGGTCGATGAACTACGCGAAGTGGCGCGGGCGCGACAAAGGGTTCGCGTTCAAGTTCGTATTCCAGAACGACTTCGCCGACATCATTGCGTTCGCGGAGAAGATCCGCGCCTGCGGCGCCAAGCCGGAGATGGAGTGCTTCGACACCGGCCACACGCACTCGTACACCGTGCTCGAAGACCTCGGCTTGCTCGACCGGCCGTATCACTTCTCGTTCATCATGGGCGTGCTCGGCGGCATTCCGGCGACCGCGCGCCACCTCGCGTTCCAGGCGTCCAACGTTCCTCCGGGCTCGCGGTGGAAGGTCATCGGCATCTCACGCGACCAGTGGCGCTTGTGCATGGCGGCGCTGAGCCTCGGCGGGGACATCCGGGTTGGGCTCGAGGACAACTTCTATCTGCCCGACGGACGGATGGCGCAGTCCAACGGCGAACTCGTCGACCAGGCAGTCGAACTCGTCAAGCTCTCCGGCCGCGAGGTGGCCACGGTCGAGGACGCACGCGCCATTTTGTGGCCGGACGGCGGCGGCAATTTCTGA